TGAAAATAACACTCGTCAAGATAATAGTTGAATTTTTCTGTTTCTAAATCCACAACCTCACCTTCTTGTTGTAGTGGTTTTTGATAAATGAATATTGTTAAATGGTTATTGATATATTTATTTCCCCTCTTTATCAGATAGGGAGTGGGTATTTAATACGGAGGGAGTGCCTCCGTATTGCGTAGGCAGTGGCTCTATGTGGTAGAGGTTACTCGTTTGATGATTTTTATCGTTTGCGGTTTTCCGGTAACGCATCTCTTTTGTGATTAAACCCTTATCCTCCAAAGAAGCTGTTA
This genomic stretch from Qingrenia yutianensis harbors:
- a CDS encoding helix-turn-helix domain-containing protein → MSEKFFKMDNDIFKFDLSAYEFVVYAYLVMKADRKTMTCYPSAAKIAADCNISISQVRKVTASLEDKGLITKEMRYRKTANDKNHQTSNLYHIEPLPTQYGGTPSVLNTHSLSDKEGK